From Alphaproteobacteria bacterium, a single genomic window includes:
- a CDS encoding transposase gives MSQAIEKQARGSPPDERVRLRQAGAQPLLDDLETWLTAQLRRISGKSPLAQAIRYALTRIKRLRPYLGHGFLKIDNNAAERSIRAIALGRKNWLFAGSERGGRSAATAYTLIETAKLNGIDPQAWLTDVLGCIADHKINRIDELLPWNIAR, from the coding sequence ATGAGTCAAGCTATTGAGAAGCAGGCAAGAGGCTCCCCGCCGGACGAGCGGGTCCGATTACGCCAAGCCGGAGCTCAGCCGCTATTGGACGATCTGGAGACCTGGCTGACTGCGCAGTTGCGCCGGATCTCCGGCAAGTCCCCCCTGGCGCAGGCTATCCGCTATGCGCTCACCCGGATCAAGCGGTTGCGGCCCTATCTCGGCCACGGCTTCCTGAAGATCGACAACAACGCGGCCGAGCGCAGCATCCGGGCAATCGCTCTTGGCCGAAAAAATTGGCTGTTCGCCGGCTCCGAGCGCGGCGGCCGATCGGCGGCTACCGCCTACACGCTGATCGAAACCGCAAAGCTGAACGGCATTGACCCGCAGGCTTGGCTGACCGACGTTCTCGGCTGCATCGCCGATCACAAGATCAACCGCATCGACGAACTCCTGCCCTGGAACATCGCGAGATGA